ATTGGCCTGCCAGCCGGTCGGTGAGCCCCCGAAGGAGCAGAACCGCGATCTGGCGCAAGTTCTCCCGGCTGAGCGGCGAGAAGATGACCGTGTCGTCGATCCGGTTCAAGAACTCGGGCCGGAAGTGCCCCTTGAGCTGGGCCATGACTTGGTCGCGGACCGGCTGGGGAATTTCCCCGCCGTCGGTGACGCCGTCGAGAAGCATTTGGCTGCCGATGTTGCTCGTCATGATGATGACGGTGTTTTTAAAGTCCACCGTCCGGCCGTGGCTGTCGGTGACCCTCCCGTCGTCCAGAATCTGCAGCAGCACGTTGAACACGTCCGGGTGAGCCTTTTCGATTTCGTCAAACAGCAGGACGCAGTAGGGCTTGCGGCGAATCGCCTCGGTGAGCTGGCCGCCCTCGTCGTAGCCCACGTATCCGGGAGGCGCTCCCAACAGCCGGGAGACCGAATACTTTTCCATGTACTCGGACATGTCGATCCGCACCATGTTGTTCTCCGAGTCGAACAGCGTGCGGGCCAACACGCGGGCCAGTTCGGTTTTGCCGACGCCCGTGGGGCCGAGGAAGATGAACGAGCCGATCGGCCGCTTGGGATCCCGAATGCCCGCCCGGGCGCGCAGGACCGCGTCGGCGACCAGCTGGACGGCCTGATCCTGGCCGATGACGCCTTTGTGCAGTTCGTCGTCTAGGTGGAGCAGCTTGTCCCGCTCGCTCTGAACCAGTTTAGTCACGGGAATGCCGGTCCAGTCGCTGACGATTCGGGCGATTTCGTCCTCGGTGACCGACTCGCGCAGCAGCGACTCGCCGCCGGAGGCCTCCTTGAGGGCCTTTTCCTTTTTCGCCAGCTCTTCCGTCAGCTTGGGCAGCTCGCCGTGGCGCAGTTCGGCCATGCGTTCCAAGTCGTAAGCCCGCTCGGCTTTTTCCAGTTCGACCTTGGCGGCTTCGATTCGCTCGCGCAGGGCCTGCACGTCGGTCAGCCGCGATTTCTCCGACTCGTAGCGGGCGGTCAGCTCGTTCTGCTGTTCCCGCGCGTCGGCCAGTTCCTTTTGGAGCTCGGCCAAGCGTCTGGCGCTCGCGTCGTCGCGCTCTTTCTTGAGGGCCGCCTCTTCGATTTCCAGTCGGACGACCCGCCGGGAGACCGCGTCGAGCTCGGACGGTCGGGAGTTGATTTCCGTCTTGACCATGGCGCAGGCCTCGTCTACCAAGTCGATGGCCTTGTCGGGCAGGAACCGATCGGAGATGTACCGGTCGGACAGGGTGACCGCCGCCACGATGGCGCTGTCGGCGATTCGCACGCCGTGAAAGACTTGGAACCGGTCTTTCAGGCCCCGAAGAATGGAGATGGCGTCCTCAGGCGTCGGCGGCTCAACGCGCACCGGCTGGAACCGGCGCTCCAGCGCCGCGTCCTTTTCGATGTGGAGCCGGTACTCGTCCAGCGTGGTGGCTCCAATGCAGTGAAGCTCGCCCCGGGCCAGCATCGGCTTGAGCAGGTTGCCCGCGTCCATCGAGCCTTCGGTCTTGCCGGCTCCGACGATGGTGTGCAGCTCGTCGATGAAGAGGATAATCTGCCCTTCTGCCGCCTTGACTTCGCTGATGACCGCCTTGAGCCGCTCTTCAAACTCGCCCCGGTACTTGGCTCCGGCGATTAACGACCCCATGTCGAGCGCGAAGATCGTCCGGTTTTTCAGCCCTTCCGGCACGTCGCCCCGGACGATTCGGGCGGCCAGCCCTTCGACGATGGCCGTCTTGCCGACGCCCGGTTCGCCGATCAGCACCGGGTTGTTCTTCGACTTGCGGCTCAGAATTTGAATGACCCGCAGGATTTCCGCGTCCCGGCCGATCACCGGGTCCAGCTTGCCGTCCCGGGCAGCGGCGACTAAGTCGGTGCCGTATTTCTTCAGCGCTTCGTAGGTCTCTTCCGGGTTAGCGCTCTGGACGCGCGTCGCGCCCCGAACGCCCGTGAGGGCCTTGAGGAACCCTTCCTTTGTCAGCCCGGCGGCGGCTAACGCCTGGCCGGTCGGGGACGTGGGGAAGTCGAACAGCGCCAAAAACAGGTGTTCAACCGAGACGTACTCGTCCTTCATCGACTGGGCGCACTTTTCAGCGTTCAGCAGAAGCTGGGACAGGTCGGTGCTCAGGTAAATTTTTTCGATGTCGTAGCCGCCCGTTATCTTGGGCCGCTTGGCCAGGAGCTCTTCCAGCCGCGCCGGCAGCGCGCGGACGTCCGCCCCGCACTTGTCCAGCAGGCTTGGAGTCAGGCCGTCTTTGGCGCCGACCAGCGCCAGCGCCAAGTGCTCCAGCCCTACTTGCTGGTGCCCGTGGGTGACGGCGATGTTCTGCGCCTCCGCCAAGGCCTCCTGCGATTTTTGTGTCAGTTTGTTCAGATCCATAGCTCACGCCTCCTTGTGGCGCTCATTTCTCTTGCCTGACCGAATTATATAAGGTCAGTATTAGTCAGTCAATGAGGATTTTGCTTTTTGGGCAATTTTGACGAGCCGAGGCCACAAAAAAGCGGAGCCTCGCTGTCGAGGCTCCACCGAAGGGGCGCGTTAGATTTTCCGTTTCCACTTGGTGCCCTGCGGGGTGTCTTCGAGGACGATGCCGCGGGCGGCCAGCTCGTCGCGGAGCCGGTCACTTTCGGCAAAGTTCTTGGCCTTTCGGGCGGCGTTGCGCTGTTCGACCAGCGCGTCGATTTCCGCGTCGCCGTCGGTCTCATGCGATAGGCCGAGCAGGCCCATGACCTCTTCGATGTCCCGGAAGAACTTTTCGGCGTCGTCAAGCCCTTTGCCGGAGAGGGCGCCGGAGGATTTGAGGTGCGTGTTGACCGCCTTGACGACCTCGAAGACGGCGCCCAGCGCGCCGGCGGTGTTGAAGTCGTCGTCCATGGCCTCTTCAAAGTCCTCCCGGCCCTGACGGACTGCTTCGCTCAGGCTGGCGTCGTCGTACGAAAGGTCTCGGCGGCTCTTGGCAAACTGAAGGTCTGACCAGCAGTTGCGGAGCCGTTCGACCATCGCGCCGGCCTGTTCGAGCCCTTCGGGCGAGAAGTTGACCGGCGAGCGGTAGTGAGCGCTCAGCATGAACGCGCGGATAGCCAGCGGCGAATAGTGTTTGCGGGCTTCGCGGGCCGTGAGGAAGTTGCCCAGCGACTTGGACATTTTCTCCTTGTCGATGAGAATGTACTCGTTATGAAGCCAGAAGTTGACGAACGGCTTGCCGGTCGCCGCTTCGGCTTGGGCGATTTCGTTCTCGTGGTGGGGGAAGGTCAGGTCGACGCCGCCGGAGTGAATATCGATGGTATCGCCCAACAGGGCGGTTGACATGACGCTGCACTCGATGTGCCAGCCCGGCCGGCCCTTTCCCCACGGGCTGTCCCACGCGGGCTCGCCGGGCTTTTGGGGCTTCCACAGGACGAAGTCCAGAGGGCACTTTTTCGCGTCGTCAACCTCAATGCGGGCGCCCGCCAAAAGCTCGTCCATGTTCTGTTTGGAAAGCCGGCCGTACTGGGGGAAGCTCTTCACGTCAAAGTAAACGGTGCCGCCCACCGCGTAGGCGTGTCCCCGGTCTATCAGCTTTTGAACGAGCTGGATGATTTGTGGCATGTACTCGGTCGCGCGGGGGTTGTAGCTCGCCCGTTTGATGCCCAACGCGTCGGCGTCCTCGTAGTAGTCGGCGATGGTCTTCTCGGCCAGTTGGGCGACGGTAATGCCGTCCCGGTTGGCCCGGTCGATCATCTTGTCGTCGATGTCGGTGAAGTTCTGGACGAAGGTCACCTGATATCCCTTGTACTCGAGATACCGGCGAAGCACGTCAAACACGATGAACGGACGGGCGTTGCCAATGTGAAAGTAGTCGTACACCGTTGGGCCGCAGCTGTAGAAGCTGACTTTTCCGTCGGCCAGCGGCACGAACAGCTCTTTATTGCGGGTCAGGTCGTTGTACAATGAAAGGGCCATTTGAGCATCCTCCGTTCTTTCTGCTTTGAAGCGTTTAGATTATTATACTATCATCATATTCGCCGATTCGCCTCTTTGAACTCGGCGAGGGAGATTTTCATGGAACGAATGGAACGGATCCGCGGCCTGCTCAAGAAACTGCCGAACCGCCCGGGCGTGTACCTGATGCACGACGAGAGAGGAAAGATTATCTACGTCGGCAAGGCGAAAAACTTGAAGCGCCGGGTCTCGTCGTACTTCAACCACAAGGACTTCGCCATTCCGCGGCTGCGCAAGCTGGTGGCCACAGTCTGCGACATCACCACGATTCGGACGGCCAGCGACGCGGAGGCCTACATCGTCGAAAGCCGGCTGATTAAGGCGTATCAGCCGTTTTTCAACGTGGAACTCAAAATGGGAACCCGCTACCCATGGGCCGTGGTGACCGACGAGCCGTTCCCTCGGCTCGTGGTGACCCGGCGGCGGGACATCAAGGGCCGGTACTTCGGCCCGTTCATCTCTGCCGGAGCGCTGAAGGACGTGCTTCACATCATCGAGAAGGCGTTCCCGCTCCGCAGCTGCAAGTACGACCTGACGAGGACGAAACTTTCCCGGCCCTGTCTGGACTACGGCATAGGCAAGTGCGACGCGCCGTGCGTCGGGCTCTGTACCGCCAGAGAGTACGGCGAGCGGGTAGACGACGTGATTCTTCTCCTGAGCGGACAGACCGCTGACCTGATCGCTCGCCTGCGGGCCCGCATGGAAGAATGCGCTTCTCGGCTGGAGTTTGAGGCCGCCGGGGTGGCCCGTGACGCCATTCGAAGCCTGTGGCGCATGACCCGGTCGCAAGTCACCGGCACTCTGTCGGACGACTTGGACGAAGACAGCTGGACGGCCATGAAGGCCCTTCAGGAGCTCGTCGGTCTGCCGACCGTGCCGTGGCGTATCGACGGGTTTGACATCTCCCACCACGCCGGGTACGAAACGTACGGCGTCTCGGTCGTCTTTGAGCAGGGATACCCCAACCCGTCGCTGTACCGGCGGTTCAAGATCCGAACCGTCGACTGGATCGACGACTTCAGATCAATTGAAGAGACTGTGACCCGCAAGTACCGAATGGCGCTCCGGGCAGAAGCGCCGCTGCCCCAGTTGGCCATGATCGACGGCGGCCCGCAGCAGCTCGCCTTTGCCCGAAAGGCTCTGGCCGATCTGGAACTGAACCTGCCGACCGTCGCCTTGGCGGAAGAAGAGGAACTGATCTACACCGCGCCGGACGCCGCGCCGATTCGTCTGCCTCGGAACGATCCGGCGCTTCGGCTGCTTCAGCGGGTTCGGGACGAGGCGCACCGGTTCGCCATCACGTCGCACCGGCGGGCCAGCACGGCCCGGTTTAGCCGGTCGGCGCTGGAGGATATCCCGGGCATTGGAAAACACACTTCCGCGCTGCTGCTGTCGGCGTTCGGCAGCGTGAGGCGCGTCGCCGGACTGAGCGAGGAAGAACTGTCGTCCGTCAAAGGCATTGGGCCGGTCACGGCCCGGCGGATTAAAGAAGCCCTGTGCGGTTCGCCCGCACAAGAAAGCGAGCATGAACATGACGCCCAGAGGACAGAGAAGAATTGACGAGCGGTACATGAGGATGGC
This is a stretch of genomic DNA from Jonquetella anthropi DSM 22815. It encodes these proteins:
- a CDS encoding excinuclease ABC subunit UvrC, encoding MERMERIRGLLKKLPNRPGVYLMHDERGKIIYVGKAKNLKRRVSSYFNHKDFAIPRLRKLVATVCDITTIRTASDAEAYIVESRLIKAYQPFFNVELKMGTRYPWAVVTDEPFPRLVVTRRRDIKGRYFGPFISAGALKDVLHIIEKAFPLRSCKYDLTRTKLSRPCLDYGIGKCDAPCVGLCTAREYGERVDDVILLLSGQTADLIARLRARMEECASRLEFEAAGVARDAIRSLWRMTRSQVTGTLSDDLDEDSWTAMKALQELVGLPTVPWRIDGFDISHHAGYETYGVSVVFEQGYPNPSLYRRFKIRTVDWIDDFRSIEETVTRKYRMALRAEAPLPQLAMIDGGPQQLAFARKALADLELNLPTVALAEEEELIYTAPDAAPIRLPRNDPALRLLQRVRDEAHRFAITSHRRASTARFSRSALEDIPGIGKHTSALLLSAFGSVRRVAGLSEEELSSVKGIGPVTARRIKEALCGSPAQESEHEHDAQRTEKN
- the clpB gene encoding ATP-dependent chaperone ClpB, with product MDLNKLTQKSQEALAEAQNIAVTHGHQQVGLEHLALALVGAKDGLTPSLLDKCGADVRALPARLEELLAKRPKITGGYDIEKIYLSTDLSQLLLNAEKCAQSMKDEYVSVEHLFLALFDFPTSPTGQALAAAGLTKEGFLKALTGVRGATRVQSANPEETYEALKKYGTDLVAAARDGKLDPVIGRDAEILRVIQILSRKSKNNPVLIGEPGVGKTAIVEGLAARIVRGDVPEGLKNRTIFALDMGSLIAGAKYRGEFEERLKAVISEVKAAEGQIILFIDELHTIVGAGKTEGSMDAGNLLKPMLARGELHCIGATTLDEYRLHIEKDAALERRFQPVRVEPPTPEDAISILRGLKDRFQVFHGVRIADSAIVAAVTLSDRYISDRFLPDKAIDLVDEACAMVKTEINSRPSELDAVSRRVVRLEIEEAALKKERDDASARRLAELQKELADAREQQNELTARYESEKSRLTDVQALRERIEAAKVELEKAERAYDLERMAELRHGELPKLTEELAKKEKALKEASGGESLLRESVTEDEIARIVSDWTGIPVTKLVQSERDKLLHLDDELHKGVIGQDQAVQLVADAVLRARAGIRDPKRPIGSFIFLGPTGVGKTELARVLARTLFDSENNMVRIDMSEYMEKYSVSRLLGAPPGYVGYDEGGQLTEAIRRKPYCVLLFDEIEKAHPDVFNVLLQILDDGRVTDSHGRTVDFKNTVIIMTSNIGSQMLLDGVTDGGEIPQPVRDQVMAQLKGHFRPEFLNRIDDTVIFSPLSRENLRQIAVLLLRGLTDRLAGQSTVLRVTDEALDLIIRQSYEPSYGARPLKRYISHNLETLVARYLIANGPAENAALVVDASGDELTLRTEKN
- the cysS gene encoding cysteine--tRNA ligase, whose product is MALSLYNDLTRNKELFVPLADGKVSFYSCGPTVYDYFHIGNARPFIVFDVLRRYLEYKGYQVTFVQNFTDIDDKMIDRANRDGITVAQLAEKTIADYYEDADALGIKRASYNPRATEYMPQIIQLVQKLIDRGHAYAVGGTVYFDVKSFPQYGRLSKQNMDELLAGARIEVDDAKKCPLDFVLWKPQKPGEPAWDSPWGKGRPGWHIECSVMSTALLGDTIDIHSGGVDLTFPHHENEIAQAEAATGKPFVNFWLHNEYILIDKEKMSKSLGNFLTAREARKHYSPLAIRAFMLSAHYRSPVNFSPEGLEQAGAMVERLRNCWSDLQFAKSRRDLSYDDASLSEAVRQGREDFEEAMDDDFNTAGALGAVFEVVKAVNTHLKSSGALSGKGLDDAEKFFRDIEEVMGLLGLSHETDGDAEIDALVEQRNAARKAKNFAESDRLRDELAARGIVLEDTPQGTKWKRKI